Proteins co-encoded in one Flavobacterium sp. M31R6 genomic window:
- a CDS encoding sigma-54 dependent transcriptional regulator, with translation MLKNILIIDDEEKLRHLLARIIKSEGFDVFEAPDLKSGFKKLETNDIDVVLCDVKLPDGNGVDFLQKIKSAFPLTEVILLTAFGKISDGVQAMKNGAFDYIVKGDDNDKIIPLLYKALEKVQLQKKVKQLEKRISDKYSFDGIIGKSKGLEQVIDLAKKVSKTDSTVLLTGETGTGKEVFAQAIHENSNRAGKSFVALNCSTFSKEILESELFGHKQGAFTGAIKDKKGFIEEANGGTLFLDEIGEMPLELQAKLLRVLETNEYIQIGDTTPRKSNFRLIAATNRDLKTESDEHRFRSDLYFRLNIFEIKIPPLRERIKDIAPLTNYFVEQFSSRGNKKILTIDPDFLHKLETYHWPGNVRELRNVIERSVILVNGDVLTQDVLPYEIQHQIDHANKTLSAFSMQSVEKLHIQKVLNYTKGNKAEAARLLEIGVATLYRKLDEYNIQ, from the coding sequence ATTTTGAAAAATATCCTCATTATTGACGACGAAGAAAAATTACGGCATCTTCTGGCCCGAATTATAAAATCGGAAGGGTTTGATGTTTTTGAAGCTCCTGATTTAAAGTCAGGTTTCAAGAAATTGGAAACTAATGATATTGATGTTGTTCTATGTGATGTCAAACTTCCCGATGGTAATGGTGTTGATTTTCTTCAAAAAATTAAATCTGCATTTCCATTAACAGAAGTCATTCTCTTGACCGCTTTCGGTAAAATATCCGATGGTGTTCAGGCAATGAAAAACGGAGCTTTCGATTATATTGTAAAAGGAGATGATAATGATAAAATTATTCCTCTGTTGTACAAAGCTTTAGAAAAAGTACAATTGCAAAAGAAAGTCAAGCAACTCGAAAAACGAATTTCCGATAAATATTCTTTTGACGGCATTATAGGAAAATCAAAAGGATTGGAACAAGTAATTGATTTGGCCAAAAAAGTTTCCAAAACAGATTCAACCGTACTTTTAACTGGTGAAACAGGAACAGGAAAAGAAGTTTTTGCACAAGCGATTCACGAAAACAGTAACAGAGCAGGAAAATCGTTTGTAGCATTAAATTGCAGTACTTTCAGTAAGGAAATTTTGGAAAGTGAATTATTTGGGCACAAGCAAGGAGCTTTTACAGGAGCGATAAAAGATAAAAAAGGTTTTATAGAAGAAGCCAATGGCGGAACTTTGTTTCTTGATGAAATTGGTGAAATGCCATTAGAACTTCAAGCCAAATTGTTGAGGGTTCTAGAAACCAATGAGTATATTCAAATTGGTGATACGACTCCCAGAAAATCCAATTTCCGTTTGATAGCCGCTACCAATCGTGATTTAAAAACAGAAAGTGATGAACACCGTTTTCGTTCGGATTTGTATTTTAGATTGAATATTTTCGAAATTAAGATTCCACCGTTGAGGGAAAGAATAAAAGATATTGCGCCTTTAACCAATTATTTTGTCGAGCAATTTTCATCAAGAGGGAATAAGAAGATATTGACCATCGATCCTGATTTTCTTCATAAATTAGAAACCTATCATTGGCCAGGAAATGTCCGTGAATTGAGAAATGTGATTGAACGTTCTGTAATTCTAGTTAATGGCGATGTTTTGACACAGGATGTTTTGCCTTATGAAATACAACATCAAATAGATCATGCAAACAAAACGCTATCGGCATTTTCGATGCAAAGTGTTGAAAAACTCCATATTCAAAAAGTATTGAATTATACCAAAGGTAATAAAGCAGAAGCAGCACGCTTACTCGAAATAGGTGTTGCAACGCTTTATCGAAAATTAGACGAATACAATATTCAATAA
- the panB gene encoding 3-methyl-2-oxobutanoate hydroxymethyltransferase, producing MSAIKKDYKRITTKSLIEMKSNGEKISMLTAYDYTMAKIVDSSGIDVILVGDSASNVMAGHETTLPITLDQMIYHASSVVRAVERALVVVDLPFGSYQSDSKEALRSSIRIMKESGGHAVKLEGGKEIKESIKKILNAGIPVMGHLGLTPQSIYKFGTYTVRAKEEQEAEKLIEDAILLEKLGCFAIVIEKVPANLAEKVAKSISIPVIGIGAGGGVDGQVLVIHDMLGMNNEFSPRFLRRYMNLYEGMTTAISQYVEDVKSQDFPNEKEQY from the coding sequence ATGTCTGCAATAAAAAAAGATTACAAAAGAATTACCACTAAGTCCTTAATCGAGATGAAATCCAATGGTGAAAAAATCTCCATGCTTACGGCTTATGATTATACAATGGCCAAAATTGTGGATAGCTCTGGAATTGATGTGATTTTGGTTGGAGATTCAGCCTCCAATGTTATGGCTGGTCATGAAACGACTTTACCTATTACGTTAGATCAAATGATTTATCATGCATCATCCGTAGTTAGAGCTGTAGAAAGAGCTTTAGTAGTTGTTGATTTACCTTTTGGAAGCTACCAATCCGATTCTAAGGAAGCGTTGCGCTCCTCCATTAGAATTATGAAAGAAAGTGGTGGTCACGCCGTGAAATTGGAAGGTGGTAAAGAAATCAAAGAATCCATCAAAAAAATCTTGAATGCAGGAATTCCTGTTATGGGACATTTGGGATTAACTCCACAATCTATATATAAATTCGGTACTTATACTGTTCGCGCCAAAGAAGAACAAGAAGCCGAAAAATTAATTGAAGATGCTATATTACTGGAAAAATTAGGTTGTTTTGCAATTGTTATCGAAAAAGTTCCTGCAAATTTAGCTGAAAAAGTAGCCAAAAGTATATCTATTCCTGTTATCGGAATTGGTGCCGGTGGCGGTGTAGATGGACAAGTATTGGTTATTCATGATATGTTGGGTATGAATAATGAATTCAGTCCTCGTTTCTTGAGACGTTACATGAATTTATACGAAGGAATGACAACTGCGATTAGTCAATATGTTGAAGATGTAAAATCACAGGATTTTCCAAACGAGAAAGAACAATACTAG
- a CDS encoding aldehyde dehydrogenase, with the protein MNYKLNISSRKEALIKLLDVIIKHENEIIQALYDDFKKPPFESIATETSYVISELKDTIKNIGKWSKIRKVFPSVLNFPSTDYIVKEPYGKVLIIAPWNYPFQLAICPLVSAVAAGNQVVLKPSELTPKTSAIILKIIKNAFQHQHVEVIEGGVETAQKLLEQRWDYIFFTGSVAVGKIVAKAAAEHLTPVTLELGGKNPCIIDETANLKLAAKRIVWGKFLNAGQTCIAPDYILIQEDMKSHFVEFLKKEITKAYGKNPKESPDFARIVNKKNCLRLMSLIEPEKVIFGGETDIEDHYIAPTLIEENSLDSLLMEEEIFGPILPIISYRDEKEIAQTISRYEKPLALYVFSDDRKFARKIVTTFSFGGGCVNDTVIHFANKRLPFGGVGHSGIGAYHGQLSFDTFSHKKGIVKKANWLDLELRYAPYAKKIGTLKKLLNWL; encoded by the coding sequence ATGAATTACAAATTAAACATTAGTTCAAGAAAAGAAGCTTTAATTAAATTGTTGGATGTAATTATCAAGCATGAAAATGAAATCATTCAGGCGTTATATGATGATTTCAAAAAACCTCCTTTTGAGTCGATTGCTACCGAAACCAGCTATGTTATATCCGAATTAAAAGACACCATAAAAAACATTGGGAAATGGTCAAAAATTAGAAAAGTATTTCCTTCAGTGCTTAATTTCCCGTCAACCGATTATATCGTAAAAGAACCCTACGGAAAAGTTTTGATTATTGCACCTTGGAACTATCCTTTTCAATTAGCAATCTGTCCTTTGGTATCTGCTGTTGCTGCTGGTAATCAAGTGGTTTTAAAACCTTCGGAATTGACACCCAAAACTTCAGCAATAATACTCAAAATTATCAAAAATGCGTTCCAACATCAGCATGTAGAAGTAATTGAAGGTGGTGTTGAAACCGCACAAAAATTATTGGAACAACGTTGGGATTATATTTTCTTTACCGGAAGTGTTGCTGTTGGAAAAATTGTTGCCAAAGCAGCCGCCGAGCACCTCACTCCAGTAACCCTAGAATTAGGTGGAAAAAATCCTTGTATTATAGATGAAACGGCCAATTTGAAGTTAGCCGCCAAGAGAATTGTTTGGGGAAAATTTTTAAATGCAGGACAAACTTGCATTGCCCCGGATTATATTTTGATTCAAGAAGATATGAAAAGTCATTTTGTAGAGTTTTTGAAAAAAGAAATCACAAAAGCTTATGGTAAAAACCCAAAGGAATCTCCAGATTTTGCTCGAATTGTGAACAAAAAAAACTGTCTACGATTAATGAGTTTGATTGAACCTGAAAAGGTGATTTTTGGTGGTGAAACCGACATCGAAGATCATTACATTGCACCAACCCTAATCGAAGAAAATTCCCTTGACAGTTTACTGATGGAAGAAGAAATATTTGGGCCAATATTACCAATAATCAGCTATAGAGACGAAAAAGAAATAGCGCAAACCATTTCAAGATACGAGAAACCATTAGCACTATACGTTTTTAGCGACGATAGAAAATTTGCTAGAAAAATAGTCACCACCTTTTCATTTGGAGGTGGCTGTGTCAACGATACGGTTATTCATTTTGCCAACAAAAGACTTCCATTTGGAGGTGTTGGCCATAGTGGAATAGGTGCTTATCATGGCCAACTGAGTTTTGATACTTTTTCCCATAAAAAAGGAATTGTAAAAAAAGCCAATTGGTTGGATTTAGAATTACGATATGCTCCCTATGCAAAAAAAATAGGTACCTTAAAGAAATTGCTGAACTGGCTCTAG
- a CDS encoding PAS domain S-box protein, which translates to MVFIINHIRHVSITKIQEKFNFTNEIVNKGNSLTIATNKKGEVTFCSDTIIPILGYTPGEVMGMGFWKLTEDPEFIGIDYHTNFIDNRLYVRKLKCKNGEYKFIQWIDKQFSEDSIIGIGQDITNEIKIRNQYETLIQTAVDIIFEADYQGNFTFVNDYGIKTLGYSKEEFLTKDFQSIIHKDYVTNTMSFYRNIQYYEENYTTLEFPIIKKNGEAIWISQNVFVRKNSFGEISGYSGIARDITLFKNLDEEKNKRQEKIEKYSKTLKDLAVINHSNGDDFNQTIINILKITSVELEVTRASYWIYDTDKIICDKLYISKTNTIESGLRFYRNENLDYFEKIENKLQVVQSDIISYAFNNEIKSNYVNTNNVFSTLDTPIFIDGELKGILSYESTENIKNWDNEDINFAKSISDLIVIALTSQMRLEIGQRLAYKSELLLVINKNTNEFLLQKSTSKLIMGIINELGKVTLSERISYFKKDPKTHLFDQKCMWTNELQDFDTVHPKLQNLSFSEFDNNIKDLSPQQFFESIKDKIQNENIKSFLKSLNPDSMLLFPVFIKNEFDGFFVFDDSTKERIWSSDEISILHLLVKNISSSIERNINEAIIEESEERFRLLANNIPGTVFLSNYDEKYTKIYLNDEIEKLTGYPKSDFLENKIYFVDLILPEDLENVLSKNKIALEEKKPLHVIYRIIHKNGSIVWVEEFGDSIVKNGEIAFMEGILIDITEKKKNESIVKEKELAEAANKAKSEFLANMSHEIRTPLNGIIGYTDLLMNSKLENTQKQYMNTINQSANILLEVVNDILDFSKIESGKLELNIEKYCVDDIILQIKELINYQAHSKNLEINYIIEKNVPKYIWVDYIRLKQVLINLLTNAVKFTHKGKIDLTISALEIQKSQTVLRFSVKDTGIGIRKNNQKIIFQAFSQEDSSTTKKFGGTGLGLTISNQLLGLMNSKLQINSQFNIGSTFFFDIKLKSSNKSKQKKVADAEKSITENRTLTLENEEPKILIVEDNKINMLLTKTLVKQIIPKCKIYESIDGEKALAKALEVIPDIVLMDIQMPLVNGYEATKQIREIEKFKDTIIIALTAGTVMGEKEKCIEVGMNDYVPKPIVKKTLEDILEKWLKDKSNAL; encoded by the coding sequence ATGGTATTTATCATAAACCATATAAGACACGTTTCAATAACAAAAATCCAAGAGAAATTTAATTTTACCAATGAAATTGTAAACAAAGGGAACTCGCTCACAATAGCCACTAACAAAAAAGGGGAAGTTACTTTTTGCAGTGATACCATTATTCCTATTTTAGGTTATACTCCTGGAGAGGTAATGGGAATGGGATTTTGGAAACTAACAGAAGATCCTGAATTTATTGGCATTGATTATCATACAAATTTTATAGACAATCGACTATACGTTAGAAAATTAAAATGCAAAAATGGTGAATATAAATTTATCCAATGGATTGACAAACAATTTTCGGAAGACTCCATTATCGGGATAGGCCAAGATATAACTAATGAAATAAAAATAAGAAACCAGTATGAAACATTAATTCAGACTGCTGTAGACATCATTTTTGAAGCAGATTACCAAGGAAACTTTACTTTCGTAAATGATTATGGTATAAAAACGTTGGGGTACTCCAAAGAAGAATTTCTCACTAAAGATTTCCAATCCATTATTCATAAAGACTATGTAACCAATACAATGAGTTTTTATAGAAACATTCAATATTACGAGGAGAATTATACTACCCTTGAGTTCCCAATCATCAAAAAAAATGGTGAAGCAATTTGGATATCGCAAAATGTTTTTGTTCGAAAAAATAGTTTTGGAGAAATATCAGGATATTCGGGTATTGCGAGAGATATTACATTATTTAAAAACTTAGACGAAGAAAAAAACAAAAGACAGGAAAAAATAGAAAAATACAGTAAAACACTGAAAGATTTAGCAGTCATTAACCACTCTAATGGTGATGATTTTAACCAAACAATTATTAATATCCTAAAAATTACATCTGTAGAATTGGAAGTAACTAGAGCAAGTTATTGGATATATGACACTGACAAAATAATATGCGATAAACTTTATATATCGAAAACAAACACAATAGAAAGCGGGCTTCGATTTTATAGAAATGAAAATTTAGATTATTTCGAAAAAATTGAAAATAAACTTCAAGTTGTTCAATCCGATATTATATCTTATGCTTTCAATAATGAGATAAAAAGTAATTATGTAAATACTAATAACGTATTTTCAACACTTGATACTCCTATTTTTATTGATGGAGAATTAAAAGGTATTCTTTCTTATGAATCCACAGAAAATATTAAAAACTGGGACAATGAGGATATTAATTTTGCCAAATCTATCTCTGATTTAATTGTAATCGCATTAACCTCTCAAATGCGCTTGGAAATAGGACAAAGACTTGCTTATAAAAGCGAATTGCTTTTAGTTATCAATAAAAACACAAATGAATTTTTATTACAAAAAAGCACCAGCAAACTAATTATGGGAATCATAAATGAGCTTGGAAAAGTGACTTTATCAGAACGCATTTCCTATTTTAAGAAAGATCCAAAAACTCATTTATTTGACCAAAAATGTATGTGGACAAATGAGCTACAAGATTTTGACACGGTACATCCTAAATTACAGAATCTTTCATTTTCTGAATTTGACAATAATATAAAAGATTTATCCCCTCAACAATTTTTTGAAAGTATTAAGGATAAAATTCAGAATGAAAACATAAAATCATTTTTAAAAAGTTTGAACCCAGATTCAATGCTATTATTTCCAGTTTTTATCAAAAATGAATTTGATGGTTTTTTTGTATTTGATGATTCAACCAAAGAACGTATTTGGAGCAGCGATGAAATTTCCATTTTACATTTATTGGTAAAAAACATATCCTCTTCAATAGAAAGAAACATAAATGAAGCCATTATTGAAGAGAGTGAAGAACGATTCCGATTACTTGCCAATAACATCCCAGGAACTGTTTTTCTATCTAATTATGATGAAAAATACACCAAAATTTATCTAAATGACGAAATAGAAAAATTGACAGGTTATCCGAAATCTGATTTCTTAGAAAATAAAATATACTTTGTAGACTTAATCCTTCCCGAAGATTTAGAAAACGTTTTATCGAAAAATAAGATTGCTTTAGAAGAAAAAAAGCCATTGCATGTTATCTATCGAATTATTCATAAAAATGGTTCCATAGTTTGGGTAGAAGAATTTGGGGATTCAATTGTAAAGAATGGTGAAATTGCTTTCATGGAAGGTATCTTAATTGATATTACCGAAAAGAAAAAAAATGAATCCATCGTCAAGGAGAAAGAATTGGCAGAAGCTGCAAATAAAGCCAAATCGGAATTTCTTGCAAATATGAGTCATGAAATACGAACTCCCTTAAACGGAATCATTGGCTATACTGATCTATTAATGAATTCTAAACTGGAAAATACTCAAAAACAGTACATGAACACCATTAACCAATCGGCTAATATTTTATTGGAAGTGGTAAATGACATTCTGGATTTTTCAAAAATTGAATCAGGAAAACTAGAACTCAATATAGAAAAATACTGTGTAGACGATATAATTCTTCAAATAAAAGAATTAATCAATTATCAAGCCCATTCCAAAAATCTGGAGATAAACTATATTATCGAGAAAAATGTGCCAAAATACATTTGGGTTGATTATATCCGTTTAAAACAAGTACTTATCAATCTATTAACCAACGCCGTCAAATTTACCCATAAAGGAAAAATTGACCTTACTATTTCAGCATTAGAAATTCAAAAAAGTCAAACCGTATTACGTTTTTCAGTAAAAGACACCGGAATCGGAATTCGAAAAAACAACCAGAAAATAATTTTTCAGGCCTTTTCACAGGAAGACAGTTCAACCACCAAAAAATTTGGGGGAACAGGATTGGGATTGACTATTTCCAATCAACTACTGGGATTAATGAATAGTAAACTACAGATTAACAGTCAATTCAATATAGGCAGTACCTTTTTCTTTGATATAAAGCTAAAAAGCAGCAATAAATCAAAACAAAAAAAAGTGGCAGATGCAGAAAAAAGTATCACAGAAAATCGTACATTAACCTTAGAAAATGAAGAGCCAAAAATATTGATTGTTGAAGATAACAAAATCAATATGCTTTTGACTAAAACATTAGTCAAACAGATTATTCCAAAATGTAAAATTTATGAATCTATTGATGGCGAAAAGGCTCTTGCAAAAGCATTGGAAGTCATTCCAGATATCGTTTTAATGGACATTCAAATGCCTTTAGTTAATGGTTATGAAGCCACTAAACAAATTCGAGAAATCGAAAAATTTAAAGACACCATTATTATCGCCCTTACTGCGGGAACCGTTATGGGCGAGAAAGAAAAATGTATAGAAGTAGGCATGAATGATTATGTCCCCAAACCAATTGTAAAGAAAACACTTGAAGATATTTTAGAAAAATGGTTAAAAGATAAAAGCAACGCATTATAA
- the kdpA gene encoding potassium-transporting ATPase subunit KdpA, with protein sequence MNTEFFGVISIFIVTIVLAIPVGRYIAKVYLGDKTMLDAIFNPIEKFIFKISGIDSTEEMNWKQHLKALLSVNMVWFFLCFLVLISQGSLPLNPDGNPSMTPDLAFNTAISFVVNCNLQHYSGESGLSYLGQLMLMFLQFVSAGTGMAAAAMVFVAMRERTTDKLGNFYNFFIKSCTRILLPLSAIVAVVLLFSGTPMTFEGKDKIVTLQGDTVEVSRGPAAAFIGIKHIGTNGGGFFGANSAHPFENPTYFTNAVELWAQLIIPFAMIFALGFFLNKRKLSYIVFGVMTVGFLMLVIPTIISELNGNPAIEKMGIAQATGAMEGKEVRFGPAISGFWSIATTVISTGSVNSMHDSSMPVSGSMQLLAMMVNAFYGGCGVGWLNFYIFIILAVFISGLMVGRTPEFLGKKIEAREVKIAAIIAILHPLLILAGTALASYFAANNTAMGYWFSGNATGWLNNPSHHGFSEMLYEFTSSAANNGSGFEGLGDNNPFWNISTGIVLLLSRFIPIIGPLAIAGLLANKKYIPESAGTLKTDTTIFGVMVFAVIAIIAALSFFPALALGPLAEYFTIK encoded by the coding sequence ATGAACACAGAGTTTTTTGGAGTCATCAGTATTTTTATCGTCACGATAGTTTTGGCTATTCCTGTTGGAAGGTATATAGCCAAAGTGTATTTGGGAGATAAAACAATGCTTGATGCAATTTTCAATCCAATTGAAAAATTTATTTTCAAAATCAGTGGTATCGATTCCACTGAAGAAATGAACTGGAAGCAACATCTGAAAGCGCTTTTAAGCGTAAACATGGTTTGGTTCTTTCTATGCTTTTTAGTTTTAATTTCTCAAGGAAGTTTACCGCTAAATCCAGACGGGAATCCATCGATGACACCGGATTTGGCATTCAATACCGCCATTTCATTTGTTGTGAACTGTAATTTGCAGCACTATTCAGGTGAATCAGGTCTTTCATATTTAGGTCAGCTTATGTTAATGTTCCTTCAATTTGTTTCTGCAGGTACAGGAATGGCTGCAGCCGCTATGGTTTTTGTAGCCATGAGAGAAAGAACTACTGATAAACTAGGAAATTTTTATAATTTTTTCATCAAAAGTTGTACCCGTATTTTATTGCCACTTTCTGCCATTGTTGCTGTTGTTTTATTATTCAGTGGAACACCAATGACTTTTGAAGGGAAAGATAAAATCGTGACTTTACAAGGCGATACAGTTGAAGTTTCCCGTGGTCCCGCAGCAGCTTTCATCGGAATCAAACATATTGGTACAAACGGTGGTGGTTTTTTTGGAGCCAATTCGGCACATCCATTTGAGAATCCTACTTATTTCACCAATGCAGTTGAATTGTGGGCACAGTTAATCATTCCGTTTGCAATGATTTTTGCCTTAGGTTTTTTCCTTAACAAAAGAAAATTGTCTTATATCGTTTTTGGAGTAATGACGGTTGGGTTTTTAATGCTCGTTATACCTACCATAATCAGTGAACTCAACGGAAACCCTGCCATAGAAAAAATGGGAATTGCTCAAGCAACTGGTGCAATGGAAGGTAAGGAAGTTCGTTTTGGTCCCGCTATTTCAGGATTCTGGAGTATTGCAACGACCGTTATTTCTACAGGTTCTGTCAACAGTATGCACGATAGTTCAATGCCAGTTTCTGGTTCGATGCAGTTATTGGCGATGATGGTCAATGCCTTTTATGGCGGCTGTGGAGTAGGGTGGTTGAATTTTTACATCTTTATAATTCTAGCGGTATTCATTTCAGGTTTAATGGTCGGACGAACACCAGAGTTTTTAGGCAAGAAAATTGAAGCTCGCGAAGTTAAAATCGCTGCTATTATTGCTATTCTACATCCTTTATTGATATTGGCAGGAACAGCTTTAGCTTCTTATTTTGCTGCCAATAATACAGCGATGGGCTACTGGTTTAGTGGAAACGCGACTGGTTGGTTGAATAATCCAAGTCATCACGGATTCTCGGAAATGCTATATGAATTCACATCAAGTGCGGCCAATAACGGTTCTGGTTTTGAAGGTTTAGGTGATAATAATCCATTTTGGAACATCAGTACAGGAATTGTATTGCTGTTGAGTCGTTTCATTCCAATCATTGGGCCACTAGCTATTGCAGGATTATTGGCGAACAAAAAATATATTCCAGAAAGTGCTGGGACTTTAAAAACTGATACTACCATTTTTGGTGTGATGGTTTTTGCTGTAATCGCGATTATTGCGGCGTTGTCTTTCTTTCCAGCTTTGGCACTTGGACCTTTAGCGGAGTACTTTACAATAAAATAA
- a CDS encoding RluA family pseudouridine synthase: protein MSNKIVSNKNNLQILHEDNHLIVVNKRVGDIVQGDKTGDKPLSDVVKEYIKDKYNKPGEVFLGVVHRLDRPTTGIVVFARTSKALTRMNELFSNRETQKTYWAVVKNRPSKNEDTLVHYIKRNEKNNTSKAHSKEVPDSKLASLEYKIIKELDNYFGLEIQLHTGRHHQIRAQLSAIGCPIKGDLKYGFDRSNPDGGIHLHARKLVFIHPVSKEEITIIAPTPDEVIWKAI, encoded by the coding sequence TTGTCGAATAAAATAGTTTCAAATAAAAACAATCTCCAAATCCTGCACGAAGACAATCATCTAATCGTGGTCAATAAACGTGTAGGTGATATTGTGCAAGGAGATAAAACAGGTGACAAACCATTGAGCGATGTTGTCAAAGAATACATTAAAGACAAATACAATAAACCTGGTGAGGTATTTCTTGGCGTGGTACATCGATTGGACCGACCCACTACAGGAATCGTGGTTTTTGCCCGTACCAGCAAAGCCTTGACTCGCATGAATGAATTATTTAGCAACAGAGAGACCCAAAAAACATATTGGGCGGTAGTCAAAAACAGACCTTCTAAAAACGAAGACACCCTCGTTCATTACATCAAAAGAAACGAGAAAAATAATACTTCAAAAGCACACTCAAAAGAAGTTCCAGATAGTAAATTGGCCAGTTTGGAGTATAAAATCATCAAAGAATTGGACAATTATTTCGGTCTCGAAATTCAATTGCACACCGGCAGGCACCATCAAATAAGAGCACAGCTCTCTGCCATTGGCTGTCCAATAAAAGGGGATCTAAAATACGGTTTTGACCGAAGTAATCCGGATGGAGGAATCCATCTTCATGCCCGGAAACTGGTCTTTATCCATCCCGTTTCTAAAGAAGAAATCACTATTATTGCCCCAACTCCAGACGAAGTTATTTGGAAAGCTATATAA
- a CDS encoding neutral zinc metallopeptidase, protein MKWIGRRQSDNVEDRRGMSSGGKTVIGGGIIGIIILLVNVFGGENAQMITPILEQFNQQQTTQTESRTLTDAEKTEGEFVKTLMADNEDVWTQIFEENNLTFEAPKLILFSGQVETACGGASSASGPFYCPGDRTIYMDMSFFEELRTKFGAKGGDFAVAYVIAHEFGHHIQTLLGTSGKVHQLQQNKSEKEGNKLSVALELQADFYAGLWTHYNENKNAMLEEGDIEEALSAANAVGDDAIQKKMQGQVIPDSFTHGTSDQRMYWFKRGFVSGDFKKGDTFSEMN, encoded by the coding sequence ATGAAATGGATTGGCAGAAGACAAAGCGATAATGTAGAAGACCGCAGAGGCATGTCCTCTGGAGGTAAAACCGTTATTGGCGGAGGAATAATCGGAATTATTATTTTACTTGTAAATGTTTTTGGCGGTGAAAATGCTCAAATGATAACACCCATTTTAGAGCAATTCAACCAACAGCAAACCACACAAACCGAAAGTAGAACTTTGACCGACGCCGAAAAGACAGAAGGCGAATTTGTCAAAACGCTAATGGCGGATAATGAAGATGTTTGGACTCAAATATTTGAAGAAAACAACTTGACATTCGAAGCCCCAAAACTTATTCTTTTTAGTGGCCAGGTTGAAACAGCTTGCGGAGGAGCCAGTTCGGCTTCCGGTCCTTTTTATTGTCCCGGAGACAGAACCATTTATATGGATATGTCTTTTTTTGAAGAACTTAGAACTAAGTTCGGAGCTAAAGGAGGGGATTTTGCAGTCGCATACGTAATCGCACACGAATTTGGACACCACATACAAACCTTATTGGGAACTTCCGGGAAAGTGCATCAATTACAACAAAACAAAAGCGAAAAAGAAGGCAATAAACTTTCTGTTGCTTTAGAATTGCAAGCTGACTTTTATGCAGGTCTTTGGACACATTATAACGAAAATAAAAATGCCATGCTCGAAGAGGGCGACATTGAGGAAGCATTGAGCGCCGCAAATGCTGTTGGCGATGATGCAATCCAGAAAAAAATGCAAGGTCAAGTAATTCCTGATTCCTTTACCCACGGTACCTCCGACCAACGAATGTATTGGTTCAAAAGAGGTTTTGTGTCAGGAGATTTCAAAAAAGGAGATACTTTTTCAGAAATGA
- the kdpF gene encoding K(+)-transporting ATPase subunit F encodes MTALFIVALAVFGYLVYVLIKPEKF; translated from the coding sequence ATGACAGCACTATTTATTGTTGCACTTGCCGTATTCGGTTATTTGGTTTATGTATTAATCAAACCCGAAAAGTTTTAA